A part of Methanorbis furvi genomic DNA contains:
- a CDS encoding winged helix-turn-helix transcriptional regulator — MEFRTTLFNLIASVLIVCLCLIPAAVADDDTAASGDAPRSFADVPSWITGGLGVKTPSEGGYYVNENPPEHPGGFSDINRADSARAESEVPSWILAAAGVSSIAVIVFVSLHFLPIMIGKTREAPPSPVRDRIFDEIREAPGSSASALREKTGIHHATLRYHLAVLEREHQIVSRNAGHTYYYFPNGSTLSYHDTVKMTVCKNPTTEKILEIIEQDPGISGTVLAARAGITSGTLTWHLGRLEKNDLVTVERAGRGMRIFPHE; from the coding sequence ATGGAGTTCAGAACTACACTATTTAACCTGATTGCGTCCGTCCTCATCGTCTGCCTCTGTCTCATACCCGCAGCGGTCGCAGATGATGATACTGCCGCGAGCGGCGACGCCCCCCGCAGCTTTGCTGATGTTCCTTCATGGATCACCGGAGGACTTGGAGTAAAAACTCCCTCTGAAGGAGGCTACTATGTCAATGAAAATCCTCCCGAACATCCGGGAGGGTTTTCAGACATCAATCGTGCCGATTCTGCGCGTGCCGAGTCCGAAGTTCCCTCATGGATTCTCGCAGCCGCAGGAGTCTCAAGCATTGCCGTAATCGTCTTCGTCTCCCTTCACTTTCTTCCGATTATGATCGGCAAAACCCGCGAGGCCCCGCCCAGTCCGGTACGTGACAGAATCTTTGATGAAATTCGCGAAGCGCCCGGCAGCTCTGCATCAGCCCTCAGGGAAAAAACCGGCATCCATCATGCAACCCTCAGATATCATCTCGCAGTTCTGGAAAGAGAACATCAGATTGTCTCAAGAAATGCCGGACACACCTACTACTACTTCCCAAACGGCTCAACACTGAGTTATCATGACACCGTCAAAATGACCGTGTGCAAAAATCCCACCACCGAAAAAATTCTGGAGATCATCGAACAAGATCCCGGCATCTCCGGAACCGTGCTTGCCGCTCGTGCGGGAATCACCTCAGGAACACTCACGTGGCATCTGGGCAGGCTTGAGAAGAATGATCTTGTCACGGTCGAGCGGGCAGGACGCGGCATGCGAATATTTCCTCACGAATAA
- a CDS encoding magnesium transporter CorA family protein: protein MLEIYRTQDNSATPSRVNEITSGCWVRLIQPTEDEITRVCTTLSIPRDDITTLLDDEESPRIEHDDGRTLIIVDTPYIETDYIDTASAEKPHGVASYSTIPSGFIVMDDIIITVSLRQNPVIQSFIEGKIKNFSTVKKTRFLLQFLYKNAKLFIQHLRQIDKLTVEIEQNLYKATRNEELYDMLRVSKSLVYITNALKANGAVLDKLSRFPTPEVRMYEEDEDLLDDTIIENRQALEMAQTYSSTLGSIMDTCASIINNNVNSIMKLFTVVTIVLTIPTMIASFFGMNVIIPDLFSDNPFAFLLLIAGSLGMSAVLLWLLFHKRVI, encoded by the coding sequence ATGCTTGAAATCTACCGAACCCAAGATAACTCCGCAACACCATCCCGCGTAAACGAGATCACCAGCGGATGCTGGGTTCGCCTGATTCAGCCGACCGAAGATGAGATCACCCGCGTCTGTACCACCTTATCAATCCCCCGCGACGACATCACGACCCTGCTTGATGACGAAGAAAGCCCCCGTATCGAACATGACGACGGCAGAACCCTCATTATTGTTGACACACCGTACATCGAAACTGACTACATTGATACAGCCTCTGCCGAAAAACCGCACGGTGTTGCGAGCTACAGTACTATTCCGTCCGGTTTCATCGTCATGGACGACATCATCATCACTGTCTCTCTTCGGCAAAACCCCGTAATTCAGTCCTTCATCGAAGGAAAAATAAAAAATTTTTCCACCGTGAAAAAAACACGGTTCCTTCTTCAGTTCTTATACAAAAACGCCAAACTCTTCATCCAGCATCTTCGCCAGATTGACAAACTTACCGTTGAAATAGAGCAAAACCTTTACAAGGCCACCAGAAACGAGGAGTTGTATGACATGCTCCGCGTCTCAAAATCCCTCGTCTACATCACCAACGCTCTCAAGGCGAACGGTGCCGTGCTGGACAAACTCTCCCGGTTTCCCACACCCGAAGTCCGCATGTACGAAGAGGACGAGGACCTCCTTGACGACACCATCATCGAAAACCGGCAGGCACTCGAGATGGCACAGACATACAGCAGCACACTTGGCAGCATCATGGATACGTGTGCTTCTATCATCAACAACAATGTCAACAGCATCATGAAGCTGTTCACTGTTGTGACGATCGTTCTCACCATCCCCACTATGATCGCGAGCTTTTTCGGGATGAACGTCATCATCCCTGATCTTTTCTCCGACAATCCGTTTGCGTTTCTGCTGCTGATCGCAGGATCTCTTGGCATGTCAGCAGTACTGCTCTGGCTGTTGTTCCACAAGCGGGTTATCTGA